The following coding sequences lie in one Treponema sp. OMZ 790 genomic window:
- a CDS encoding vWA domain-containing protein, which produces MQKSKFLLIVIVFFSVFLEAEDLSISREDLLVIQNPKGGYHLYIRAKADIKSVLLTETTKDPDLKLDNYAYRDPNYNEINGDEKRLLNGEFLLPEKKLYSLIDSTPEINTPLGEAYHIWIPYVVLYGYDWSRSGEVEVKDGTFFNIRTFSKPYGDYTGIFQDNPFTLRVTQKPVKEDPSPDLAYSDEAVKTFTDLADSTEGEMIYAKGPEDILPIIKEILKKGDKDHLDLLFALDSTESMMDDIAEVRKNISSMLGDILPQYKTYRIALILYKDYREDFLVREACVFTDNLKKFEKALYGFKVFGGRDIPEAVYEGIFLGLRQSWRVLDADVDKKLILIGDAPPHPRPRGKVTKENVDKLAAEKGVKIYPIILPHSLSY; this is translated from the coding sequence ATGCAAAAAAGTAAGTTTTTATTGATTGTTATTGTTTTTTTTTCTGTTTTTCTTGAAGCTGAAGACTTAAGCATTTCAAGGGAAGATTTGCTTGTTATACAAAACCCCAAGGGCGGTTATCATTTATACATAAGAGCTAAGGCCGATATAAAAAGTGTACTTTTAACCGAGACAACAAAGGATCCCGATTTAAAGTTGGATAATTATGCCTACCGTGATCCCAATTATAATGAAATAAACGGAGACGAAAAACGCCTTTTAAACGGCGAGTTTTTACTGCCCGAAAAAAAGCTTTACAGCCTTATAGATTCGACTCCCGAAATAAATACCCCTCTGGGTGAAGCCTATCATATTTGGATTCCCTATGTAGTTTTGTACGGATATGATTGGTCGCGAAGCGGTGAGGTCGAAGTAAAGGACGGAACCTTTTTTAATATCCGCACCTTTTCAAAACCTTACGGGGATTATACGGGAATTTTTCAGGATAATCCCTTTACTTTGAGAGTAACTCAAAAGCCCGTTAAAGAAGACCCGTCCCCCGACCTTGCCTACAGCGATGAGGCTGTAAAAACCTTTACCGACCTGGCCGACAGTACTGAAGGAGAGATGATTTATGCAAAGGGCCCTGAGGATATTCTCCCAATTATAAAAGAAATTTTAAAAAAGGGAGATAAAGATCATCTTGATTTACTCTTTGCGTTAGACTCCACTGAAAGCATGATGGATGATATTGCGGAAGTGCGTAAAAACATAAGTTCAATGCTTGGCGACATTCTTCCTCAATATAAAACTTATAGAATTGCTTTGATTTTGTACAAGGATTATCGTGAAGATTTTTTGGTGAGAGAGGCTTGCGTTTTTACGGATAACTTAAAAAAGTTTGAAAAAGCCCTTTACGGTTTTAAAGTTTTCGGCGGAAGAGATATTCCCGAAGCTGTCTATGAGGGCATCTTCTTGGGACTTCGTCAGTCATGGCGTGTTTTGGATGCCGATGTGGATAAAAAGTTAATTTTGATAGGCGATGCCCCTCCTCATCCAAGACCTCGCGGAAAGGTAACAAAAGAAAATGTAGATAAACTTGCCGCTGAAAAAGGCGTAAAAATTTACCCGATAATACTGCCTCATAGTTTATCATATTAA
- a CDS encoding adenine-specific methyltransferase EcoRI family protein: MPESSSDTKCNGVMGVPISFLDKYCPEQFEILWTTDRGGDGQLDEFKKPHSRYDAPVINGQGIYKRIFILHK; the protein is encoded by the coding sequence ATGCCCGAATCCTCATCAGACACAAAATGTAACGGTGTAATGGGAGTACCCATCAGTTTTCTAGATAAATACTGTCCTGAACAATTTGAGATATTATGGACAACGGATAGAGGAGGAGACGGACAATTGGATGAATTCAAAAAGCCGCATAGCAGATACGATGCTCCGGTTATCAACGGTCAAGGAATTTATAAAAGAATTTTTATTCTGCATAAATAG
- a CDS encoding prolyl oligopeptidase family serine peptidase, translating into MGKYKNQNIIEERVEIEGIPCLRFYPAKMSGFLPPFPTLFYYHGWSSEKNKQKLMGYVFSTLGYQVILPDAVHHGERNKFEDYDEALNEFFLPTIMQNLAEFPIIKNYAIKNFNSDEKRLAVSGHSMGGFTTAGIFTHNPSIKTAVVFNGACDWQNAILQIEKEYDEAHIEFDEATKKADPAQNIDKLIDRPLFLLHGIKDSLVSYKIQKQFYDSTLPLYNNKDLLRLMSVERMDHYISIQMLDEAVLWLSENL; encoded by the coding sequence ATGGGAAAATACAAAAATCAAAATATAATAGAAGAGAGGGTCGAAATAGAAGGCATACCCTGCCTGCGTTTTTATCCTGCAAAGATGAGCGGATTTCTTCCGCCTTTTCCTACTTTATTTTATTATCACGGCTGGTCTTCAGAAAAAAATAAGCAAAAGCTGATGGGCTATGTTTTTTCCACCTTGGGATATCAAGTAATCTTACCCGATGCTGTCCACCACGGTGAAAGAAATAAGTTTGAAGATTATGATGAGGCTTTAAACGAGTTTTTTTTGCCTACCATTATGCAAAACCTTGCCGAGTTTCCCATAATAAAAAACTATGCCATAAAAAATTTTAATTCAGATGAAAAACGCCTTGCAGTTTCGGGACATTCTATGGGCGGTTTTACTACAGCAGGAATCTTTACCCATAATCCGAGCATTAAAACTGCGGTCGTTTTTAACGGTGCCTGCGATTGGCAAAATGCAATCCTTCAAATCGAAAAAGAATATGATGAAGCCCATATCGAATTTGATGAGGCAACAAAAAAAGCTGATCCCGCACAAAACATCGACAAACTCATAGATCGGCCTCTTTTTCTTTTACACGGAATAAAGGACTCTCTCGTTTCTTACAAAATCCAAAAACAATTTTACGACTCAACCCTTCCGCTTTATAATAATAAAGATTTATTAAGGCTTATGAGTGTCGAAAGAATGGATCATTATATAAGTATTCAAATGCTCGACGAGGCCGTTTTATGGTTAAGTGAAAATCTATAA
- a CDS encoding DUF262 domain-containing protein: protein MITTLRTDITIKDICDGFVYNEYEGKGLFGLSGKLTIQPEYQRNYIYADGKKDIAVIDSILKGYPLGLIYFNKTPDGKLEVLDGQQRITSFGRFVTGKFAIKDTHGMEQYFSGLASDLQNKILQTKLLIYECEGTESEIKEWFKTINIAGIPLNEQELLNAIHSGEFVTKAKEEFSNSQNSHIQKWNAYILGSVNRQDFLHCALDWVSRGNISEYMSRHRHDTNILELKSYFNSVIDWISTVFIDLEKEMRGLEWGVLYERYHKNSYNPQKVSARIKKLYADFLLKIKRGFTNTF, encoded by the coding sequence ATGATTACCACATTGCGGACAGACATTACAATAAAAGATATTTGCGACGGCTTTGTGTACAACGAATACGAAGGCAAGGGACTTTTCGGTCTTTCAGGGAAATTAACGATACAGCCCGAATATCAGCGTAATTATATTTATGCGGATGGGAAAAAAGACATTGCTGTTATCGATTCCATCCTCAAGGGTTATCCGCTCGGCTTAATCTATTTTAACAAAACCCCTGACGGCAAACTTGAAGTCTTGGACGGACAGCAGCGCATTACCAGCTTCGGGCGATTTGTCACTGGAAAATTCGCCATAAAAGACACTCACGGCATGGAACAATATTTTAGCGGATTAGCTTCCGATTTGCAAAATAAAATTCTGCAAACAAAATTATTGATTTACGAATGTGAAGGAACAGAAAGCGAAATAAAAGAATGGTTTAAAACAATAAACATTGCAGGAATACCGCTCAATGAGCAGGAGCTGTTAAATGCCATTCATTCAGGCGAATTTGTAACAAAGGCAAAAGAGGAATTCAGCAACAGCCAAAATTCTCATATTCAAAAATGGAACGCTTACATTTTGGGCAGTGTAAACCGGCAAGATTTTTTACACTGTGCACTTGATTGGGTTTCCCGCGGAAACATAAGCGAATATATGAGCAGGCACAGACATGATACTAACATCTTGGAATTAAAATCATATTTTAATTCCGTGATCGACTGGATTTCCACAGTATTTATCGATTTAGAAAAAGAAATGCGTGGGCTTGAATGGGGAGTTTTGTATGAACGTTATCACAAAAATTCTTACAATCCTCAAAAAGTTTCCGCCCGTATAAAAAAACTCTATGCAGATTTTTTGTTAAAAATAAAAAGGGGATTTACGAATACATTTTAG
- a CDS encoding helicase has translation MNPKDVVEWRESLVKLPDHNFFDLMQLYLGKIKTPFNKQRLAEQLSAFLRKPAIQEKIAESLDSHDILILKAVKEIPNPTQAMLSLFFSKKISYAELSEKLLNAEERLLLYRVQNSDGDKVYKVNPLLQKTIEPFLSNNLFFMPEKSGQAKAKEININDTALAGLYSFCIHNETVLKNDGSFKKRYEDLLKEIFPWFSEKTKYIYSIFSACESLGLIFRTENGFTVQRAKWEAFSQLNKTERLIYFTAASLFKTRKENLQKLVLILFEFLNGFYDSTYYEEDDVEQFFLLLCMQNFSSSFIKNEIDILHLNFIEIAETFGLLCRDKHLIYLNPELLKNVTEPKKPLLIDPSFEVTVLPDSNLKSLLDTAECMEPVLIQMTGKFEITKKACSKIFQLGFTSENVYKILSEATGHEIPQNIRVSINEWYKNFTSLELYSGFVVSVAKEKEKFFELDTPLKKLVHKKIAEGVYLLNVQDLKDFEQAVYKSGLEFIFYKNRPLQSPSVRNFQRLNLFSQKEKKDYTKKLDWVKHQKEREDKYSKTLSQLSAILKDLQLAKEDTKIVSGRINRKAIITEEQLKDGVFKFTKKEASGLDFLGKQKIAEQAILGKHILEIELNTEKGPEKISGVPEEILKEEKDALLTLACDNPKDRLKISIAHISKIKLIHNSIFSE, from the coding sequence ATGAATCCCAAAGATGTTGTCGAGTGGCGGGAAAGCCTTGTAAAATTGCCCGACCATAATTTTTTTGATTTAATGCAGCTTTATTTGGGAAAAATCAAAACTCCCTTTAATAAGCAAAGACTTGCAGAACAGCTGAGTGCTTTTTTACGAAAACCTGCGATACAAGAAAAAATTGCAGAAAGTCTCGATTCTCACGATATATTGATTTTAAAAGCCGTAAAAGAAATTCCCAATCCTACGCAGGCGATGCTCTCTTTGTTTTTTTCAAAAAAAATATCCTACGCCGAATTATCAGAAAAACTTTTAAATGCGGAAGAACGCCTGCTATTGTACCGTGTTCAAAACAGCGACGGTGATAAGGTTTATAAGGTTAATCCTCTTTTACAAAAAACTATAGAGCCTTTTTTATCGAACAATCTTTTTTTTATGCCCGAAAAATCGGGGCAGGCAAAAGCTAAAGAAATAAATATAAACGATACGGCCCTTGCCGGGCTTTATTCCTTTTGTATTCATAACGAAACCGTTTTAAAAAATGACGGTTCTTTTAAAAAAAGATATGAAGATTTACTCAAAGAAATTTTTCCTTGGTTTTCGGAAAAGACAAAATATATTTACTCTATTTTTTCGGCATGCGAATCCTTAGGGCTTATTTTTAGGACGGAAAACGGCTTTACAGTTCAAAGAGCAAAATGGGAGGCTTTTTCTCAGTTAAACAAAACTGAACGTTTGATATATTTTACTGCTGCTTCTTTATTTAAAACGAGAAAGGAAAATTTACAAAAACTTGTTTTAATTCTTTTTGAATTTTTAAACGGTTTTTATGATAGTACCTATTATGAAGAAGATGATGTAGAACAATTTTTTCTTCTTTTGTGTATGCAAAATTTTTCTTCATCCTTTATTAAAAATGAAATTGACATCCTTCATTTAAATTTTATAGAGATTGCTGAAACCTTCGGTCTTTTATGCAGGGATAAGCATTTGATTTATTTGAACCCTGAGCTTTTAAAAAATGTAACTGAACCTAAAAAGCCTCTTTTAATAGATCCATCTTTTGAGGTTACCGTTTTACCTGACAGCAATTTAAAAAGCCTTTTAGATACAGCGGAGTGTATGGAGCCGGTCTTAATTCAAATGACGGGAAAATTCGAAATTACAAAAAAAGCATGTTCGAAGATTTTTCAGTTAGGATTTACTTCCGAGAATGTGTATAAAATTTTATCGGAGGCAACAGGGCATGAGATTCCTCAAAATATAAGAGTTTCAATAAACGAGTGGTATAAGAATTTTACTTCACTGGAATTATACAGCGGTTTTGTAGTTTCTGTTGCCAAGGAAAAAGAAAAATTTTTTGAGCTCGATACTCCTTTAAAAAAGCTTGTCCATAAAAAAATAGCAGAGGGGGTCTATCTTTTAAATGTTCAAGATTTAAAAGATTTTGAACAAGCCGTTTACAAAAGCGGTTTGGAATTTATCTTTTATAAAAATAGACCTCTCCAATCTCCTTCTGTAAGAAATTTTCAAAGGCTTAATTTATTTTCTCAAAAAGAAAAAAAGGATTACACAAAAAAACTTGATTGGGTAAAACATCAAAAAGAAAGGGAAGATAAATATTCAAAGACCTTATCGCAATTAAGTGCAATACTAAAAGATTTACAGTTAGCAAAGGAAGATACCAAAATTGTAAGCGGCAGGATAAACCGTAAAGCTATAATTACGGAGGAGCAGCTTAAAGACGGAGTTTTTAAGTTTACAAAAAAGGAAGCATCCGGGCTTGATTTTTTGGGAAAACAAAAAATAGCGGAGCAGGCAATCCTAGGTAAACACATCCTTGAAATAGAGTTGAACACAGAAAAGGGTCCGGAAAAAATAAGCGGAGTTCCCGAGGAAATTTTAAAAGAAGAAAAAGATGCCCTTCTTACTCTTGCGTGCGATAATCCTAAGGATAGGTTGAAAATTTCTATTGCTCATATTTCAAAGATAAAGCTGATTCACAATTCTATTTTTTCGGAATGA
- a CDS encoding type II toxin-antitoxin system VapB family antitoxin translates to MRTTIVLNDSKIQKAFVLTKIKTKTELIEVALDNLIKKYQIQDLKNYFGKCSLDIDLDNLRIKRWKYF, encoded by the coding sequence ATGAGAACAACTATTGTATTAAATGATTCAAAGATTCAAAAAGCATTTGTATTGACAAAAATAAAAACCAAAACAGAGCTTATTGAAGTTGCCCTTGATAACTTAATAAAAAAATATCAAATTCAAGACCTAAAAAACTATTTCGGTAAATGCAGCCTAGACATAGATCTTGATAATTTAAGGATAAAAAGATGGAAATACTTTTAA
- a CDS encoding asparaginase yields the protein MEILLKSYRGKIEDLYTLGSIAVVDKDGNLVYSAGDPKEVSFPRSSAKLIQALVPLSLGAKEKFNLSREEIAQICASHSGEDFHIKTVTGILKKIGLDESALKCGPHYPFKREVELQMKINNEKPSDIHNNCSGKHSGMLAAAVLMKASTEDYYKPHHPVQQKIREMIELICDCKIPDDNISVDGCGVPVHSLPLYNFAFGMARMADYENLPQNLSSHAKDIIDSITACSEYTSGTDRIDHLLVKKYPGKLVVKSGANGYFGGLLPDKKYGIAIKVYDGISKTRDIVLVHLLKKLGVIAEADYEYFDNIADKSIKNHRGETAGEVVPRF from the coding sequence ATGGAAATACTTTTAAAATCTTACAGAGGCAAAATTGAAGACCTTTACACATTAGGCTCGATAGCCGTAGTCGATAAAGACGGAAACCTTGTATACTCTGCAGGAGATCCCAAGGAAGTGTCTTTTCCGCGTTCGAGTGCAAAACTTATTCAGGCTCTGGTTCCTCTTTCGCTTGGGGCCAAGGAAAAATTCAATTTAAGCCGTGAAGAAATAGCTCAAATCTGCGCCTCGCATTCGGGTGAAGATTTTCATATCAAAACCGTAACGGGAATCTTAAAAAAGATAGGCCTCGATGAAAGTGCCTTAAAGTGCGGACCTCACTACCCTTTTAAACGTGAAGTAGAATTGCAGATGAAGATAAATAACGAAAAACCCAGCGACATACACAATAATTGCAGCGGTAAGCATTCCGGTATGCTGGCGGCAGCCGTATTGATGAAGGCATCTACTGAGGATTATTACAAGCCGCATCACCCCGTTCAGCAAAAAATAAGGGAAATGATAGAACTAATCTGTGATTGCAAAATTCCGGATGATAACATCTCGGTTGACGGCTGCGGCGTTCCCGTCCACTCCCTGCCCCTTTATAATTTTGCATTCGGAATGGCACGTATGGCTGACTACGAAAACCTTCCTCAAAATTTATCTAGCCATGCAAAAGACATCATAGACTCCATAACGGCCTGTTCCGAATACACTTCCGGCACGGATAGAATCGACCACCTCCTGGTCAAAAAATACCCGGGCAAACTCGTCGTAAAATCCGGAGCAAACGGATACTTCGGCGGCCTTTTACCCGATAAAAAATACGGAATAGCAATCAAAGTATATGACGGAATTTCAAAGACAAGAGATATCGTTTTGGTTCACTTGTTAAAAAAACTCGGAGTAATCGCTGAAGCCGATTACGAATATTTTGACAACATTGCCGATAAGAGCATTAAAAATCATCGGGGTGAAACAGCCGGAGAGGTTGTACCTCGGTTTTAA
- a CDS encoding HNH endonuclease, translating to MEADHVTAWTNGGSTDISNCQMLCKTHNRAKGNR from the coding sequence ATGGAAGCCGATCATGTAACAGCATGGACTAACGGCGGCTCGACCGATATTTCAAACTGTCAAATGCTTTGCAAAACGCATAACCGGGCAAAGGGTAATAGATAA
- a CDS encoding ATP-binding protein: MDFDLSRKVPIGIQSFEDLRRKKFLYVDKTLYAFKLANLGKVYFLSRPRRFGKSLFLSTLKAYFLGQKELFKDLYIEKAEEKRAEFEKTDAWIEYPVLYMDFNIGKYDEPHSLKSHLNLALSQFEEIYGANKQEEEPAQRFAGIIQRAYEKTGRQVVILVDEYDKPLLQTMGVDEALNEEYRNILKAFYSVIKTCDQYIRFAFLTGVTKFSKVSIFSDLNNLQDISMLNDYAEICGLTQTEIESTFKPEIERLANNTKNSYTKMLEELKKRYDGYKFSVLGESVYNPFSILNTLNSGQLKNYWFSTGTPTFLVNYLKDAYYNIPKLDGKVELNESGIELYKADAKNPLPILFQSGYLTIKEYVEEADLYRLGFPNDEVRYGFLENLLPAYTSLGPDETGVSVWEFVEDVRAGNVDEFMERMKAIIAGVPYDNLPKDKLNLREQNYQTAVYLIFKLMGQFVETEIHSLRGRADCIVHTKDSIYIFEFKLMSAGTAEDAIAQIKEKGYAEPYKTTGKKIIFIGSSFDEEKRTIGEWKAE, encoded by the coding sequence ATGGATTTTGATTTATCCCGAAAAGTACCTATAGGGATTCAAAGTTTTGAGGACCTGCGCAGAAAAAAATTTTTATATGTAGATAAAACTCTATATGCTTTTAAGTTGGCCAATTTAGGTAAGGTATATTTTTTAAGCCGCCCTCGCCGATTCGGCAAAAGCCTTTTTCTTTCTACACTCAAAGCCTACTTTTTAGGACAAAAAGAATTATTTAAAGACTTGTACATCGAAAAAGCCGAGGAAAAGAGAGCCGAATTTGAAAAAACGGATGCTTGGATTGAATATCCTGTTTTGTACATGGATTTTAATATAGGCAAGTACGATGAGCCTCATTCCTTAAAAAGTCATTTAAACCTTGCCCTAAGTCAATTTGAAGAAATATATGGAGCTAACAAACAAGAAGAAGAACCAGCCCAACGCTTTGCAGGGATAATTCAGAGAGCTTACGAAAAAACCGGCCGTCAAGTAGTTATTCTGGTAGATGAGTACGACAAGCCTCTATTACAAACCATGGGAGTAGACGAAGCTTTGAACGAAGAGTACCGCAACATCCTCAAGGCCTTTTACTCGGTAATAAAAACTTGCGATCAGTATATCCGTTTTGCCTTTTTAACGGGAGTAACAAAGTTCAGTAAGGTAAGTATCTTCAGCGATTTAAATAACTTACAAGACATAAGTATGCTCAATGACTATGCCGAAATATGCGGTTTAACTCAAACTGAAATAGAAAGCACCTTTAAGCCCGAAATAGAACGATTGGCAAATAACACTAAAAACTCATATACCAAAATGCTTGAAGAATTAAAAAAGAGGTATGACGGCTATAAGTTCAGCGTTCTAGGAGAATCGGTATATAATCCCTTTAGCATATTAAACACTCTTAACTCAGGTCAACTAAAAAATTACTGGTTCTCAACAGGGACACCGACCTTTTTGGTAAATTACTTAAAAGATGCTTATTACAATATACCTAAGCTTGATGGAAAGGTTGAATTAAATGAGTCGGGTATAGAGCTATATAAAGCAGATGCAAAAAATCCCCTCCCCATACTTTTTCAGTCGGGATATTTAACAATAAAGGAATATGTGGAAGAAGCAGATCTGTATCGCTTAGGCTTTCCTAATGATGAGGTGCGCTACGGCTTTTTAGAAAATCTTTTACCTGCATACACCTCTCTTGGGCCTGACGAAACAGGTGTTTCGGTATGGGAGTTTGTAGAGGATGTAAGAGCCGGGAATGTAGATGAGTTTATGGAAAGGATGAAGGCTATAATAGCCGGAGTTCCTTATGACAACTTGCCTAAAGACAAACTAAACTTAAGAGAGCAAAACTATCAGACGGCAGTTTATTTAATCTTTAAGCTTATGGGGCAATTTGTAGAAACTGAAATCCACAGTTTAAGGGGCAGGGCTGATTGTATAGTGCATACGAAGGATTCGATATACATTTTTGAGTTTAAGCTGATGAGTGCAGGCACAGCCGAAGATGCGATAGCTCAGATAAAAGAGAAGGGCTATGCCGAGCCGTACAAGACAACAGGAAAGAAGATAATTTTTATAGGGTCAAGCTTTGATGAGGAGAAAAGAACTATCGGGGAGTGGAAGGCGGAATAG
- a CDS encoding virulence RhuM family protein produces the protein MNDLKELSFLMYTSKEENVSVNVIVKDETIWLTQKGMAELFGVGVPAVSKHLKNIFDEGELNEKVVVSILEITTDHGAIPGKTQTKDTKFYNLDAIISVGYRVNSQKATKFRIWATGVLKEYMIKGFALDDERLKQGKTLFGKDYFRELLERVRSIRASERRIWQQITDIFAECSIDYDKDNHITKDFYAMVQNKFHYAISGKTAAEIVYESADSKKENMGLMTWKNSPNGRILKSDVSIAKNYLDEKSIKRLERAITGYFDYIEDIIERENTFTMQEFSQSVNEFLAFRRYDILQNKGKVSYAKAKEKAESEYDIFNKTQKIESDFDRELKKLLKERYDIGDM, from the coding sequence ATGAATGATTTAAAGGAGCTTTCGTTTTTGATGTACACCTCAAAAGAGGAAAACGTATCGGTTAATGTGATTGTAAAAGATGAAACCATTTGGCTCACTCAAAAAGGAATGGCGGAGCTTTTTGGTGTAGGAGTACCTGCCGTATCCAAGCATTTAAAAAACATCTTTGATGAGGGAGAGCTTAATGAAAAAGTGGTTGTTTCCATTTTGGAAATAACCACTGACCATGGTGCTATTCCCGGAAAAACACAAACGAAGGATACGAAGTTTTATAATTTAGATGCAATCATCTCGGTGGGTTACCGTGTGAATTCTCAAAAGGCAACAAAATTCCGTATTTGGGCGACAGGGGTTTTAAAAGAGTACATGATAAAGGGTTTTGCCCTTGATGATGAAAGATTAAAACAGGGTAAAACCCTTTTTGGCAAGGACTATTTTAGAGAATTATTGGAGCGAGTCCGCTCAATCCGTGCAAGTGAAAGGCGTATATGGCAGCAGATAACTGATATTTTTGCCGAATGTTCTATAGATTATGATAAAGACAATCATATTACAAAAGATTTTTATGCTATGGTGCAAAATAAATTTCATTATGCCATAAGCGGAAAAACTGCCGCTGAAATTGTATACGAGAGTGCAGACAGTAAAAAAGAAAACATGGGGCTTATGACATGGAAGAATTCTCCGAATGGTCGTATTTTAAAATCGGATGTCAGCATCGCAAAAAACTATCTTGATGAAAAATCGATAAAAAGACTTGAACGGGCTATTACCGGATATTTTGATTATATCGAGGATATCATAGAAAGAGAAAATACCTTTACCATGCAGGAATTTTCTCAAAGTGTTAATGAATTTTTAGCCTTCCGCCGATATGACATTCTTCAAAATAAGGGAAAAGTTTCATATGCCAAGGCAAAAGAAAAAGCCGAATCCGAATATGATATATTCAATAAAACACAAAAAATAGAATCGGATTTTGATCGGGAACTAAAAAAACTTTTAAAAGAAAGATACGATATAGGGGATATGTAA
- a CDS encoding adenine-specific methyltransferase EcoRI family protein: protein MGVPISFLDKYCPEQFEIIGLDRYVADNPNYGHRFTIAGRETYARILIRHKM, encoded by the coding sequence ATGGGAGTCCCCATCAGCTTCCTCGACAAATACTGCCCCGAACAATTTGAAATCATCGGACTTGATCGGTATGTCGCCGATAATCCAAACTACGGACACCGTTTTACAATCGCAGGACGGGAAACCTATGCCCGAATCCTCATCAGACACAAAATGTAA